CACGGTGCAGCTCGGCGGAGATCTCCCAGGGGAAGTAGTCGCCCTCGAAGGTCTTGACCGCCGGCCGAGGGCGGTCGGTGGGCAGTTCGAGGCAGTCCGGGATGCCGTCCAGGGCCTTGCTCCAGTAGCCGAGCCGGCCACTGATCCCGCTGTCGGGGTCCTCCAGGTCGCCGAGCGACTCGCGCTGTTCGAGCGCGTAGTCGGCGTAACTCGCCTGGAGCGGAGCCCAGACGGGCTCCCGGCCCTGGCTCCGCGCGAGATACGCGGCGCTCAGGTCGCGGGCCAGCGGAGCCATGGACCATCCGTCACCGGCGATGTGGTGTTGCACCATCAGCACCACGTGCTCCCGGGGACCGAGCACGAAGACGTGCAGGCGCAGCAGCGGGTCCGCCGTCAGGTCGAAGAGGACCCGGCAGGCGGCGGCGATCAACTCCGGCAGCTCCTCCTCGTCGGCCTCGGCCACCGTGAGTGGCGTGACCACCTCGGCCGGATCCAACACGTGCTGGTACGGGGTCCCGTCCCGCTCGGGGAAGACCGTGCGCAGCGCGGCATGGCGTCCGATCACATCGTCCAGCGCCGCCCGGAGGGCGTCGACGTCGACGATTCCGGTGAGCCGCATGGCCACCGGCATGTGGTACGACGCGTCGCCGTCCTGCAGCCGGTCGTTGAACCAGAGGGCCAACTGTGCGTACGACAGCGGAATCCCCGTCGACCGGTCGGCTTCACCCTGCACGTGTCTTCCTTCTTCCCCGTGTGGACCTGTGGTCCGAATCGCGACAACAACCCGTCAAGCCGGGGGATGGTCAGTCCCCGGCGGTCCAGCGGTACGTGGCGTCCGGCTCCTTCTCCTCGTTGCGGCTGCCGTCGTTGAAGTCCACGGCGACGAATCCGTGTCGCTCGTAGAAGGCGCGGGCGCCGGTGTTGCGTTGGAACACGTGCAGTGTCAGCTCCGCGGGGCTCGCCCCGCGGACCAGCTCCAGCAGCCGCGAACCGATGCCGCGGCGCAGGGCGTCGGGCCGCAGGTAGAGGTGGTCGAGTTCGGTCCCCTCCAGCGAGGCGAAGCCCAGCAGCTCGCCGTGCTCGTCCTCGGCGACCCACACGGTGCTGTCGGGGAGGACGACGTGCGTGATCCAGGCGAGGGTGTCCTCGTCGCTGTGCACCCGGGGGAGGTAGGGCATCGCGGCGGCGCGCGACGCCAGGAAGACCTCCGTGACGGCCTGCGCGTCCTCGGCCGTGGCGCCGCGCAGACGCACCGCGCCCCGGTCCTGTCCCTGTTCGGCGGGCTCGTTCACTGCCATCCGTCTCTCCAAGCTGTCGGTGCGGTCGTGCCCGCCGGGCGGGCACGACCCGTGGTCAGAACGTGTAAGTGCGGCTCGCCAGGGACAGGCCCGCCTCGTCGGCGAAGTACGCCCGGTCCCCGGGGAGCGGTCGGTCCAGGGCGGAGGCGGGCAGCCCCGCCTCCTCGGTCATGGCGAGCAGTCGCACCGGACCGTGGCCCCGTACGGTCAGGGTGAGCGTGAACCCCTCCGCCGGCGGCGCGGCGTGGACGAACCCCCACTTCCAGGGGGTCGCGGTGTACGAGCGGTTCTCCCCGCCGGGCATCTCGCCCGAACCGCCGGGGGCGCCCGCCAGGTTCGCCTTGACCACCTCGGTGGACGAGGTGTCCACGTAGAGCGCGGTCAGGACGGAGCGGCCCCGCTCGGCGGACACGGACAGAGTCAACCGGCGCCCGTCCGCGACGCGTTCTTCGGAGACGACGCGCACCACCGGCTCCGCGACCGCCACCGCCGGGGCGTCGCCGACGAGATGACCGCCGGGCGGCGCCGGCAGGGCCGGGATGCTGTTCTCCAGGTCCGATGTGCGTTCGCCGTCGGTGTAGTGGGCCACCCACGAGTCCGGGTCGGCGTTCTCCGACACCCAGTACGCGCGTGAGCGGTCCAGGTCCCGGGCGTACATCAGGCTCACGGGCAGCGGGTGGCCGCGGTCCGTGCCGTCGACCGCCGCGCCGACCCCCAGCAGCGTGAGCCCCGACAGGGCGAGGGCCAGACCGCCGGCGAGCCCGGCGCGCGGCCGACCCGCGAGGTGGGCCGACGGCAGCAGCAGCAACACCGCGACCAGCGCCACGAAGACCAAGGGAGCCGCCGCAGCGGCGAGTTGTACCGCCGGGAACAGCAGGACGACCAGCGGGACGATCAGGACCGCGGCCGGCACGCCCGGCAGGGCGAGGGCCACGGGACGCCAGGGCGACTCCTCGGCGAGCCGCGCGGTCAGGGCCAAGGCCGCCGCGCCCGCGAGCGCGGTCCACGTGAACAGGTAGCACGCGCCGGGCAGCGCCAGGGCGGTGGCCAGGGCGAGCGCCACCAGCCACGCCAGCACGGCCGCCAGGGACTCCGGCTGCGTCGTACGGGTGCGGGCCCACCGCGTCCAGCCCCAGGCGACCGCCACGACGAGCGACACCAGCCCGGCGACGAGGAGTTCCGGACGGTACGGATCCCCGTGCGTGAACCGGCCGTAGGCGGGCTTGACCAACAGGAGGGCCTGCCAGGAAGCCCAGCCGACCGCCCCCGCCGCCACCAGGACCAACGGGAACGCGGCCACCCCCACCGCAACCCTCCGCAGGCGCAGCGCTCCGCGCCGGCGGGCGTACCAGCCGGCCGCGACGGCGGCGAGGAGGGCCGCTCCCGCCAGGGGCAGCACGGCTCCGGCCGGGTAACGCACCAGTACCGGGCCCACGTTGAACCAGGTCGCGTCCGAAGCGCCGGCGACCTGCTCCAGGTCCGCGCCCGCGAGGCTCCTGGTGGCGGAGAGCGCGGTGGCTCCCAGGTCCTGGAGGCTGCCGGAGTCGACGTGCTCGATGTCGTCCTCGGTGGAGTGGTAGCGCGAACTGCCGCCGATCACGGCGAAGTTCAGACCGGTCAGGCCCGCCTCGCGAAAGTGGGTGAAGTCGGTCTCGTTGGGGAGCAACCGGTAGACCTCGTCGGCCAGGGAGGTGGTGACCGGCGGGCGGTCGCCCAACGCGCCGACCACGCCCGCGCTGCGCTCACCCGTCTGGAACATGACGGCCGGACCCGTGGTGCCGCGCGCATCGAAGTTGATCACGACGTCCCGTCGCGGGTCGAGGGCCGGCGTGTTCCGCACGTACGCCCTCGCCCCGAGCTGCCCGATCTCCTCCGCGTCGGTGAAGAGCAGGA
This region of Streptomyces sp. NBC_00513 genomic DNA includes:
- a CDS encoding GNAT family N-acetyltransferase; this translates as MAVNEPAEQGQDRGAVRLRGATAEDAQAVTEVFLASRAAAMPYLPRVHSDEDTLAWITHVVLPDSTVWVAEDEHGELLGFASLEGTELDHLYLRPDALRRGIGSRLLELVRGASPAELTLHVFQRNTGARAFYERHGFVAVDFNDGSRNEEKEPDATYRWTAGD
- a CDS encoding M20/M25/M40 family metallo-hydrolase, with the protein product MLPGSSASHLAGRVHNITATVPGRSSTGRILLVAHTDSTSSGPGASDDGLGVGAVLEIARVLKAGERTRNDVVLLFTDAEEIGQLGARAYVRNTPALDPRRDVVINFDARGTTGPAVMFQTGERSAGVVGALGDRPPVTTSLADEVYRLLPNETDFTHFREAGLTGLNFAVIGGSSRYHSTEDDIEHVDSGSLQDLGATALSATRSLAGADLEQVAGASDATWFNVGPVLVRYPAGAVLPLAGAALLAAVAAGWYARRRGALRLRRVAVGVAAFPLVLVAAGAVGWASWQALLLVKPAYGRFTHGDPYRPELLVAGLVSLVVAVAWGWTRWARTRTTQPESLAAVLAWLVALALATALALPGACYLFTWTALAGAAALALTARLAEESPWRPVALALPGVPAAVLIVPLVVLLFPAVQLAAAAAPLVFVALVAVLLLLPSAHLAGRPRAGLAGGLALALSGLTLLGVGAAVDGTDRGHPLPVSLMYARDLDRSRAYWVSENADPDSWVAHYTDGERTSDLENSIPALPAPPGGHLVGDAPAVAVAEPVVRVVSEERVADGRRLTLSVSAERGRSVLTALYVDTSSTEVVKANLAGAPGGSGEMPGGENRSYTATPWKWGFVHAAPPAEGFTLTLTVRGHGPVRLLAMTEEAGLPASALDRPLPGDRAYFADEAGLSLASRTYTF